TAGTGGCTAGTGTTTTATTACGGCcacatataataattaattgcCCAATTGGTTTTCCAAGATCATTATCAAAAAGTGATTCCCCAAGAGCCAATGCAGTTTTCTTAACAGGTCCCATCCCTTCACCACCTCCCATTAGCAAAACTGCAGGCAACTCTGGGTCCATCTCAAGCTCTTCCCTCAATTGATCCTATACAAGAcataaaacaaagaaagtaaaaatCAGAAACTCCAGCCAGTAAAACATGCATACAGTTATAATCCCAAACAGGCATACACCTACCTTGGAAAGAGCCGCACGGGCAAAAGAAGGCCGGATGGGCAAGCCAAAAACACAAGTTTGAGACTCCTCAAGGCCATCAAGTAACGCTCTCTTGGCTACCTCCTCTGATGGGCAATAGCACCGATTAACCCCAGGGTGAAACCTGGATGCAGTTTCAAAGTTAGAATGCAATGCAAAGTGAACTATGATCAATGGGCAGCAAATATAAATGTAGTCTCAAAAGGGTTTGTTAACTAACCATGTAGGATGGCAAGAATTTAGGTCAGTGATGACAGTGACAAAAACCACTTTCTTCTGGAGGCCTTGCCATTTAAGAACCCACAAAGGAATATGTTGCATTAAAGGATGCACACTGATGATGATGTCTGGCTTGTACTCCATTAGCCCAGCCTCCACCTCTCTTCAATCACACAATATAgcaaaaattagaaaaactaATTGGACTAAAAATATAATATGCAAATTGATAATATTGTACACCTAAAAAGTTATAATCATGTTCTCCAACTAAGGGAAATAATTCATCTTGGAGTAAAAAGTAAGCAACTATGTCCTCAATAATTCAACTTCTACCCAATCGATCAATCAGCAAGTGGGTGATAAAGAGCCATCATTATGATGAGAGCAACAACATGCACATAAGTGACAGTAATAAAACTCTGTCattaactaataatatatataaaagtagggTCAAACTTTTGTTTGACTATGGGAACCAAACAATAGTCTCATGTCATAAAGTATAAAGAAATCTAATGGAAACTACAATCCACTTGAaagcaataaattatttatcatGTACTATAGTATCTGTAGGTAACAATGAGAATGAAAAGTAAAAGGGTTAAGAAGATCCAAGTACTTGGCATAGTAGGCAGCAATGGCAGCAAGATAGAAGCTGTGTATCCATCGAGGAGAGGTACCGTGGAAAGCAACCTTCCATAACTGTACATGTTTCACCATGAACTTGTATGATCTCTCCATGTCATTTAATGGCCAACCGGTGTATTCTTTCCATACATCTTTCACAAATATCTAAAATCAGAAGATACCAACAGTCAGGGGAGGCTTCACATGATATGAGTTCATGGCTCAGAACACTAGCACAGATTTTAAATTTGACCCAATTGGAAAGTTCATTAGcaataaaaaggaaattaaacaagtaaaaatagaaaatttccACTTTCAGCATAACAATTAAAACAGCAAAGGAAAAAGTCGCTAAAATTGGAGAAAATCCCAAGATCATGAATTAGTAAAGCTGATAAGTAGAAGAATTAGAACAAGATGAGATCATCAAGctcacctttaaaaaaaaaatggaaaactcAGGAAAAAATTGGATCATGAAAACAGTGAATCTGAATTGAAAATCTTGAAGGTTAAAAGAACAGTAAAGGTTCTTGATTTGACAaacaatgagaaagagagaggcagAAAACTCCAAGAAGAATAAAAGCTACATGATGGACAAAATTTTAGATGATCTCTATgtaccaaaaagaaaataatatttaaggAGGAAAAATACCTGGCTCCTgaacaattttactttttagagaAGAACAGAACACATAAAAACAAGAAAGTCCAATAAGAACAGAAAGGCAAGCTATTCACATGTTCTGCATAAAACATTTCTTTCTTCCACGAAAAGAAACTTAATACTTCCAAATGAGACCATCAGATCAACAAGGACAAGTAATTCAAGGAAAGAGCTGTAATTAACCACAAATTttttaacctaaaaaaaaaaataaagcaaattgAACCAAATCCATGAAAACCCAGATGAGATTCAAGCTAAATTACCCTATACTCATCGCCAAACTCAATCTGAAAGGCGTCTCTGATGGCCTCTGCAGAGGCTCTGTGTCCTCCACCTGTGTCACTCATGAGAATCAGCACGTTCTTGGTCCTCTCTGCTCCAATTTGCACCAGCTCCATGGTGCTATCCTCGTCATAATCGTAGTCAGTCTCGTTCGAGCACCTCCTCTGGTTTTGGTTGCTTTTGCTGCCATGGTAGTACCCTCCAACCTTCTGGAACACCTTCTCTGTTATCGACTTCCTCGGGGTCGCCACGGAGATCACCATGTTCGTAGAAATCCCCCCAATCAAACCCCAGATAAAAATCTGCCAACTTTAACGAAAACCCAGTTGAACCTAACGGTCAAACTCCCTTTCCCGCCACGGGGAATGGGAATTTTTCCGGCAGAGAAAAACAGAGCAAAAACAGAGTCTGATgcagagaaagaaggaaaaaagagttCGATTTTTGATATAAGTACAACAACTCAAATAACGAAATGTGTCtatgtttttcagtttttgtaagtgtgtgtgtgtgtgtttgtagaATAGAGAAGGGTGTTATTGGTTTTTAAGGTTAAAGATGTTCCAAGTTGGCAAAGTTTTGGTGCTGTTTGGCTTAATGATAGCGTAGATGCTAGAATTATGCTGGGAATTTTTATGGGAGAGACTAGAGAGGGAATTTTATGGCCGTCAGATccgcattttttttttcgaatgTTCTAATAGAAAGAT
This genomic stretch from Castanea sativa cultivar Marrone di Chiusa Pesio chromosome 1, ASM4071231v1 harbors:
- the LOC142621770 gene encoding monogalactosyldiacylglycerol synthase 2, chloroplastic-like, producing the protein MVISVATPRKSITEKVFQKVGGYYHGSKSNQNQRRCSNETDYDYDEDSTMELVQIGAERTKNVLILMSDTGGGHRASAEAIRDAFQIEFGDEYRIFVKDVWKEYTGWPLNDMERSYKFMVKHVQLWKVAFHGTSPRWIHSFYLAAIAAYYAKEVEAGLMEYKPDIIISVHPLMQHIPLWVLKWQGLQKKVVFVTVITDLNSCHPTWFHPGVNRCYCPSEEVAKRALLDGLEESQTCVFGLPIRPSFARAALSKDQLREELEMDPELPAVLLMGGGEGMGPVKKTALALGESLFDNDLGKPIGQLIIICGRNKTLATTLQSEQFKIPVKVRGFETQMEKWMGACDCIITKAGPGTIAEALIRGLPIILNDYIPGQEKGNVPYVVDNGAGVFTRSPKETARLVTEWFSTKKDELKIMSENALKLAQPEAVFNIVRDIHDLACQRGPLANIPYMLTSSFTSLI